TTTTGCTTTTGCAGGGCGGTGGCCTTGGTCAAAATGCTGCCATTCCCATGAATCTGATGCCCTTGGCAAAGAATGGCCCTAGGGCTGATTTTATCGTTACTGGTGTTTGGTCAGAAAAGTCATTTAAAGAGGCCCAGAAGTATGGTGTAGCAAACTTAGCAGCCTCTTCTTCTGCTGAAAAATTTAATACGATTCCAGCAAGGTCTTCGTGGCAGTTATCAAGCGATGCAGCTTATGTGCATTACTGTGCTAATGAAACCATTGGCGGCGTGGAATTTCCGGATGTGCCAGATGTCGGCAACATTCCATTGGTTGCAGATATTTCTAGCAATATCCTTTCCAAAGAAATGGATGTTACTAAGTGCGCAGTATGGTTTGGTGGTGCACAAAAAAATATTGGTCCATCAGGTGTAACGATAGTGATCGTTCGCAAAGATTTAATTGGCAATAGTATGGGTATCACTCCCACGATCTGGGATTGGTCTGTGCAATCCAATACCCAATCCATGATTAATACCCCGCCAACGTTTTCAATCTATATGGCTGGCTTGGTCTTTAAGTGGTTGTTGAAGCAAGGCGGCGTGAAAGTGATTGAACATCGCAATCAAGAAAAAGCTGATTTATTCTACAACTTTTTAGATCAAAGTAGCTTGTATGAGAATCGTGTTGCTAAGGAATATCGCTCACGCATGAACGTCACTTTTTTCCTCAAGGACGAGAGTCTGAACGCAGAGTTTTTGGCGCAATCGAATGCGACAGGCTTAGTGGCTTTACGTGGTCATAAGGCTGCTGGCGGTATACGTGCCAGCATCTATAACGCAATGCCAATTGAAGGTGTAAAAGCCTTGGTTGAATTCATGCGCGACTTTGAAAGGCGGGTTTAATGAGTACTGAAGAACAGCGCCTAGCTCCTTTGCGGGAAAAAATTGATGCATTGGATGCACAGATTCTTGATTTACTAACGCAACGCGCCAGAGCGGCGCAAGAGGTTGGTCATGTCAAAGGTGGATTTGCTTCTCCAGTCTTTCGTCCAGAGCGCGAGCGCCAAGTTGTAGCGCGTCTTCAAGAAATCAATCAAGGCCCATTGTTGCCCGATGGCATTGCTGCAATCTGGCGTGAAGTGATGTCAGCATGCAGGGCCTTAGAGGCGCATCAAACGATTGCTTACCTTGGTCCAGTAGGAACATTTTCTGAGCAAGCGGCACAAACCTATTTTGGCCATTCGATAGCTGGCTTGCCATGCGCAAGTTTGGATGAAGTGTTTGAAGTGGTGGAGAAAGGGGCGGCGCAATTTGGCGTTGTTCCGGTTGAGAACTCCAGCGAGGGCGCTATCTCACGCACATTAGATTTGTTATTAGACTCGTCCATGCGCATTAGTGGCGAAGTGGTTCTGCCGATTCGTCATCATTTGTTAACGAAGAGCGGTAATTTGGATGGGGTCACAACAGTCTGTGCTCATGCCCAGGCACTAGCACAGTGCCAGCAATGGCTAAGTACGTATGCCCCCCAATTAAAGCGTCAAGCCGTAAGTAGCAATGCAGAAGCGGCACGTTTAGCTGCTGAGGATGCTACTTTGGCTGCAATTGCAGGGAATCCTGCGCAAGAAGTATATGGCTTGCAAGCTGTTGCTGCGCAGATTCAGGATGATGCTCATAATCGAACCCGTTTTGTCGTAGTAGGAAACTATGCTTGTCAATCAACCGGAAAAGATCAAACTTCTTTGGTACTCTTGGTTGATAACCAGCCAGGTGCGGTCTACCGTTTATTAGCACCCCTAGCTAAGCATGGGGTGTCAATGAATCGCTTTGAATCCCGCCCTGCACGCAAAGGAACTTGGGAATATCACTTTTATATCGATATCGCTGGTCATGCAGATGATGAGAAGGTGGTGAAAGCACTTGAGGAGTTAAAAGGGGTTGCTGCTTTCTATAAGAATTTAGGTTCTTATCCCCACTCTGCTTAAGTTGGCAAAAGATTAAAAAGATCAATTAAAAAATATATTTAGTAAAAGTTCGAATGACATCAAAGATTGGCTTAAAACATATTCACGCAATTGCCCCCTATGTTGGTGGTCGACCAATTAGCGAAGTAGCGCGTGAGTATGGTTTGGATGAAAGCAAGATTGTGAAACTGGCTTCCAATGAAAATCCTTTGGGGATGCCAAAGTCTGCGCAAGACGCCATGCTTAGAGCGGCTAGTGATTTGGGTCGTTATCCGGACTCCAATGGATTTGAGCTTAAAAATGTACTTGCAGCACGCTTAGGGGTTCCAACTGATTGGATAACCTTGGGTAATGGCAGTAACGACATCCTAGAATTAGCCGCCCGTGCTGCCGCGCAGGCAGGCGATGAAGTGATTTTTTCTAATCATGCTTTTGCTGTTTATCCGCTCGCTACTCAGGCTATTGGTGCTAAAGCAGTTGAAGTTGCCGCAACCGATGCTTATGGTCATGACTTACCAGCGATGGTAAATGCAATTAAAGCATCTGGTGATAAAGCTAAGCTCGTGTTTGTGGCTAACCCAAATAATCCAACTGGAAGTTATTTGACTGCCAAAGAGATTGAGGATTTTTTAGTGGCAGTGCCATCCAATGTGGTGGTTGTCCTTGATGAAGCCTATAACGAATACCTTTCCCCAGAGCAACGATACGATGCCATTGCATGGGTAAAGCGTTTTCCTAATATGATTTTGTCGCGTAGCTTCTCAAAGGCTTATGGCTTGGCTGGTTTGCGTATTGGGTATGGTATTGCCCAGCCCCATCTCACAGATTTGCTTAACCGTATACGTCAACCATTTAACGTGAATAGTCTTGCTCAAGTAGCAGCGATTGCGGCATTTCAAGATCAAGAATTCTTACAACAAGGGTTTGAGTTGAATCGCGCTGGCTACGAGCAACTAACACAGGCTTTCGATGAATTGGGTTTGAGGTACTTACCTTCCGCTGGCAACTTTGTGTTGGTTAAGGTTGGTGATGATGATCAAGCGGGCGTACGCATTAACCTAGAGTTGCTTAAGCGCGGCATTATTGTTCGTCCTGTCGGTAATTATGGCTTGCCACAATGGCTACGTATTTCAATTGGCTTGCCAGAAGAAAATGCGGCATTTATTGATGCGTTAAAAGCAGTCCTTAATCAACAATAAGCTAGCAGATTGTTGATGACTATTATTAATCCCGCAAGTAATTACGGCACTGTCATCATCGTAGGGGTT
The nucleotide sequence above comes from Polynucleobacter necessarius. Encoded proteins:
- the hisC gene encoding histidinol-phosphate transaminase, producing the protein MTSKIGLKHIHAIAPYVGGRPISEVAREYGLDESKIVKLASNENPLGMPKSAQDAMLRAASDLGRYPDSNGFELKNVLAARLGVPTDWITLGNGSNDILELAARAAAQAGDEVIFSNHAFAVYPLATQAIGAKAVEVAATDAYGHDLPAMVNAIKASGDKAKLVFVANPNNPTGSYLTAKEIEDFLVAVPSNVVVVLDEAYNEYLSPEQRYDAIAWVKRFPNMILSRSFSKAYGLAGLRIGYGIAQPHLTDLLNRIRQPFNVNSLAQVAAIAAFQDQEFLQQGFELNRAGYEQLTQAFDELGLRYLPSAGNFVLVKVGDDDQAGVRINLELLKRGIIVRPVGNYGLPQWLRISIGLPEENAAFIDALKAVLNQQ
- the pheA gene encoding prephenate dehydratase is translated as MSTEEQRLAPLREKIDALDAQILDLLTQRARAAQEVGHVKGGFASPVFRPERERQVVARLQEINQGPLLPDGIAAIWREVMSACRALEAHQTIAYLGPVGTFSEQAAQTYFGHSIAGLPCASLDEVFEVVEKGAAQFGVVPVENSSEGAISRTLDLLLDSSMRISGEVVLPIRHHLLTKSGNLDGVTTVCAHAQALAQCQQWLSTYAPQLKRQAVSSNAEAARLAAEDATLAAIAGNPAQEVYGLQAVAAQIQDDAHNRTRFVVVGNYACQSTGKDQTSLVLLVDNQPGAVYRLLAPLAKHGVSMNRFESRPARKGTWEYHFYIDIAGHADDEKVVKALEELKGVAAFYKNLGSYPHSA
- the serC gene encoding 3-phosphoserine/phosphohydroxythreonine transaminase, with the protein product MTFDRRIFNFAAGPATLPEEVLKQVADEMLNWRGLGTSVMEISHRSKEFMEVYEEVIQDLRTLMNIPDSYEILLLQGGGLGQNAAIPMNLMPLAKNGPRADFIVTGVWSEKSFKEAQKYGVANLAASSSAEKFNTIPARSSWQLSSDAAYVHYCANETIGGVEFPDVPDVGNIPLVADISSNILSKEMDVTKCAVWFGGAQKNIGPSGVTIVIVRKDLIGNSMGITPTIWDWSVQSNTQSMINTPPTFSIYMAGLVFKWLLKQGGVKVIEHRNQEKADLFYNFLDQSSLYENRVAKEYRSRMNVTFFLKDESLNAEFLAQSNATGLVALRGHKAAGGIRASIYNAMPIEGVKALVEFMRDFERRV